In Novipirellula caenicola, the genomic stretch GAGAAACAATCGGAGGACGAAAACGAATCGGACGACAAAAAGGATGACGCCCCAGACGGAAAACCCGAGGTAAAAACCGACGCGAAATCGGCGAAGGAGGCTGCCAAAGAAAAGCGAGACGAAACCAAGTCGAGCAAAACGCCTAACTCGCGGTCCAAGGCCACGCCTCGTAAAAAACCTTCGGCCTAATTTCCTTTCTCACTCTCTCGTTCGGATCGATCATGTTCCAAGCACTACTGTTCCTGGTGATGATGCACCCGGTCCACGAAACCGTCAGCGAGGTCCAGTGGAATCCTGAAAGCAAACGCTTCGAGATCGCACTGCGACTTCATATCCTTGACCAGCAATGGATCGAACAGCAAGCGGACAAATCGGCCGGTATCGAAACTGCGGCCGTGCGTTATTTGAACAAGACGTTTCAGATCCGCCCGGTCGGTGGGAACGCGGAAAAAAATACCGATCGCAAACCCTCCAAGGCGAAAATCCATTGGGTGGGCCGCAAGGACGAAGGGTCGCACGTGTGGTGGTATTTCGAACTGCAACCGACGTTACCCGAAACCGCTTCGGCGTCGCAAAGCGAATCGGCCAACGAAGTCCCCAAGTTCGAAATCACACAGCGGATGTTCTTTGAACGACAAGAAGGGTTCCGCAATCGCGTAATCTTGCTTGGGGAACTGTCCAAAACCGCAATCACCCTTACAATCGAGCATCCAACCGCCCCTCTGGAAGAATCGATTGATGAGCAATCCGGCCAACCCCGGCAACTCCGCGAATAAACCCTCACCACTGAAATTGACGGCCGAGGTGATTTCGATCGGCGATGAGATGACCAGCGGAGCGCGGCTGGACACCAATTCTCAGTGGCTCAGCCAACGGCTGGGCGAACTCGGCGTCGAAGTCCGATTCCAAACCACCGTCGGCGACATGTTGCGAGACAACATCGACGTCTTTCAAATCGCTGCGGATCGCGTCGATATCGTTATCTGCAGTGGAGGACTTGGGCCGACGCAGGACGACCTGACTCGCGAAGCCCTGGCCGAAGTGGTCGACGAACCGCTCGAATTTCGTCAACAGGCCATGGATCATATCGAAGGGCTGTTCGGAGCACGCAAACGACCGATGCCCGAACGGAATCGGGTGCAAGCGATGTTTCCGAGATCCAGCCAAATCATCCCTAATCCGCAGGGGACCGCTCCGGGGATTGATTTGTTGATCGACCGAGGCCACTCGACCGCATGTCGCGTGTTTGCATTGCCAGGCGTCCCGGCCGAGATGAAATTGATGTTCAACGAAACCGTGTCGCACCAGATTGCGGAAATGTCCGGTGGCGGCAATGTGATCCAGCACCATGTCATGAAATTCTTTGGCACGGGCGAAAGCGACATGGAATCACGACTGGGTGACATGATCGCTCGCGACCGCCAACCTCGCGTCGGCATCACCGTTAGCGAGGCGACCCTCTCGCTACGCATCACCGCGATGGCCGATTCGCTGCAGCGGTGTACCGAGCAGATTGCAAGCACCAAAACGGAAATCCTTAACCGCGTCGGCGAGCTCTATTTCGGCGACGGAGAAAACTACGAGCAATATCACGCGATTGATTCCATGCTGCGG encodes the following:
- a CDS encoding DUF6702 family protein, giving the protein MFQALLFLVMMHPVHETVSEVQWNPESKRFEIALRLHILDQQWIEQQADKSAGIETAAVRYLNKTFQIRPVGGNAEKNTDRKPSKAKIHWVGRKDEGSHVWWYFELQPTLPETASASQSESANEVPKFEITQRMFFERQEGFRNRVILLGELSKTAITLTIEHPTAPLEESIDEQSGQPRQLRE
- a CDS encoding competence/damage-inducible protein A, whose protein sequence is MSNPANPGNSANKPSPLKLTAEVISIGDEMTSGARLDTNSQWLSQRLGELGVEVRFQTTVGDMLRDNIDVFQIAADRVDIVICSGGLGPTQDDLTREALAEVVDEPLEFRQQAMDHIEGLFGARKRPMPERNRVQAMFPRSSQIIPNPQGTAPGIDLLIDRGHSTACRVFALPGVPAEMKLMFNETVSHQIAEMSGGGNVIQHHVMKFFGTGESDMESRLGDMIARDRQPRVGITVSEATLSLRITAMADSLQRCTEQIASTKTEILNRVGELYFGDGENYEQYHAIDSMLRARDESLAVLELGFAAPLGHWFASLGETPAYRGGLSLAAMPETPLDQIQSQFGADWLLVVDGYPAIPGDLVGHVPACDVRLLIVTADGTTHEKSIHIGGHPEILQPRIGKAAMAWLRSVVSQSRKA